The DNA window TGGTTCGGCGCGCATGGGAGGAGACGGCGGTGTGAGCGCGTCGCCTCCTGTGGATGGATCGCGGGAGGAGCGCGGGGCCCGGCGCCGTCGGTAGCGCCGGCAGCCTGGGGCTCCGGATCGGGCAGGCTGCCTGCTCGTCGGCGGCCCTCATGTTCATGTCCGTCGGCGTCGAGTTCTTCAGCTACACTGCCTTCTGGTATGTACTCCATGcatgcctctctctctctctctctctctctctctctctctctctctcctgagACATGGAAAACCAAACGCTCTTAATGTTATATCTCTTTACGAAAGGAGTACTATCTTTCTTTCTCCGTAGACATGGAAATATTGATCTTCTTATAGATCCTAAAAACATGGAAAATAGTTATGAAAAGCATGAAAATATGCTGAAGTCTGTCGTTTGTTCTGAACTCGGCGCAAAACATGGCAGCTTCCTCGTAACGATCATGGGCCTGCTGGTCCCCTGGAGCTGCACGCTCGCCATGATCGACATGTACTCCATACTCGTCGGGTGCCCGCTCCACGTGCCCGGTGTCATGGCCATCGTCGTCGTCGGAGACTGGGTATGTACCACACCACGTAGCTAGCATCTACCCCTCGTGTCAATACCCGATTCTTCAACCTTACTAGTGCTATAAGAAGCATGCTGAACATATACAGAATAAATTTGCAGGTGCTGTCGATACTGTCGCTGGCGGCCGCGAGCTCGAGCGCCGCCGTCATCGACGTCCTCCTGGAGTTCCACGGATCCCACTGCGCCCCGAGGCTGTGCGAGAGGTACCAGCTCTCCGCCATGATGGCGTTCCTGTCCTGGCTCCTCACGGCCGCGTCGTCCCTCTTCAACCTCTGGTACATCGCCTCCAGGTGAGGTGAGGTGAGGGTGGGTGGTCGCCGATGAGGACGCCAGACTCTGACCCGCCGCAGCACTTCTAAATTCCGTAGTCTGTATAGCTGGAAGGAAGGTTTTGTATGTGTATAGCTGGAAGGTTTTGTACTCAAATTTCATTTCATAAACCTGCCTCTG is part of the Triticum urartu cultivar G1812 unplaced genomic scaffold, Tu2.1 TuUngrouped_contig_6447, whole genome shotgun sequence genome and encodes:
- the LOC125530626 gene encoding CASP-like protein 5C1, with the translated sequence MDRGRSAGPGAVGSAGSLGLRIGQAACSSAALMFMSVGVEFFSYTAFCFLVTIMGLLVPWSCTLAMIDMYSILVGCPLHVPGVMAIVVVGDWVLSILSLAAASSSAAVIDVLLEFHGSHCAPRLCERYQLSAMMAFLSWLLTAASSLFNLWYIASR